The Ruania alba genome has a window encoding:
- the treY gene encoding malto-oligosyltrehalose synthase — protein MTRRVPVSTYRLQLGADLTFDDAAALTGELARRGVTDLYLSPILAAAPGSTHGYDVVDHSRISEVLGGRDGFERLVGAAREHSLGIVVDVVPNHMAVPTPASHNAQLWSLLEHGPDSPVADWFDVDFSDDAQVLMPILGRRVGAAMAAGEITVQTLDDPENRITPDRPVLCYYEHRFPIRAGTEHLPLAELLQRQHYRLAYWRVANEELNYRRFFDVGSLVAIRVERPEVFEATHALVLELMDAGLVDGLRIDHPDGLADPRQYLQRLHERTGGAWTVAEKILEPDEELPPDWPVAGTTGYDVAWRINQVLTDPAGGPPLGALMTELTSDVVGTLPAVVAAAKREIATGSLYAEVHRLSTLLAELCDDDVRLRDHTLRAITDCVTELVVACERYRAYVVPDHPLAPEAAALVQRWAAEAAEHLEPERLETLEVVTDLVLGREVGSAGRQHEARRDEVIVRFQQVCGAVMAKGVEDTAFYRWTHLTSLCEVGGSPHRFAVGPDTLHAWASRAQQHHPHTLTAASTHDAKRGEDVRARVGVLSELGEAWVQHVRALRTATEEIRPADLDGRTENLLWQTLAGTWTEDGPLSADRLADYLVKASREAKQWTAWTAPDLDREAALERFVAALVTHSDVHALMGAWVERTREPVRVTTLAAKALQLTLPGVADVYQGTETTTVGLVDPDNRRPVDHARISAMLDRLDAGAGPQNLAEEKLRLTTALLRLRRRRSDAFVGPDAAHHALPTSTTHAIAFARSAGDEHAVVTVATRLSVVLRAIGGWGEHSVVLPAGRWRDVLTGHVTDGGDTPLASLLAASPVVVLERADA, from the coding sequence ATGACCCGCCGCGTGCCCGTCTCCACCTATCGTCTCCAGCTCGGCGCTGATCTGACCTTCGACGACGCGGCTGCTCTGACCGGTGAACTCGCCCGCCGTGGTGTGACCGACCTCTACCTCTCCCCCATCCTGGCCGCGGCGCCCGGATCCACCCACGGCTACGACGTGGTGGATCACTCCCGGATCAGTGAGGTGCTGGGTGGGCGCGACGGCTTCGAGCGCCTCGTGGGGGCCGCTCGGGAGCATTCCTTGGGCATCGTCGTGGACGTGGTCCCCAACCACATGGCGGTCCCCACCCCGGCCAGTCACAACGCCCAGCTGTGGTCCCTACTCGAGCACGGTCCCGACTCACCCGTCGCCGACTGGTTCGACGTGGACTTCTCCGACGACGCTCAGGTGCTGATGCCGATCCTCGGCCGGCGGGTGGGTGCAGCCATGGCAGCCGGTGAGATCACCGTGCAGACGCTGGACGATCCGGAGAATCGGATCACCCCGGACCGTCCGGTGCTGTGCTACTACGAGCACCGGTTCCCGATCCGTGCCGGTACCGAGCACCTTCCGTTGGCCGAACTGCTGCAGCGTCAGCACTACCGGCTGGCCTACTGGCGGGTGGCGAACGAAGAGCTGAACTACCGCCGGTTCTTCGATGTCGGCTCCCTCGTGGCGATCCGGGTGGAACGCCCGGAGGTGTTCGAGGCGACGCACGCGCTGGTCCTCGAACTGATGGACGCCGGGCTGGTGGACGGACTGCGGATCGACCATCCGGACGGACTCGCCGACCCGCGCCAGTATCTGCAGCGGCTCCATGAGCGCACCGGCGGCGCCTGGACCGTCGCGGAGAAGATCCTGGAACCGGACGAGGAGCTCCCACCGGACTGGCCGGTGGCGGGCACCACCGGATATGACGTGGCCTGGCGAATCAACCAGGTGCTCACCGATCCGGCCGGTGGCCCACCGCTCGGAGCCCTGATGACCGAGCTCACCTCTGACGTCGTGGGGACGCTGCCGGCGGTCGTGGCTGCAGCGAAGCGAGAGATCGCCACCGGTTCGCTGTACGCCGAGGTGCACCGGTTGTCGACGCTGCTCGCCGAGCTGTGCGACGACGATGTCCGTCTCCGGGACCACACCTTGCGCGCGATCACCGATTGCGTGACGGAACTGGTCGTGGCGTGTGAGCGCTATCGGGCCTACGTGGTGCCCGATCACCCGCTCGCTCCGGAGGCCGCCGCCCTGGTCCAGCGGTGGGCGGCCGAGGCAGCCGAACACCTCGAACCGGAGCGGTTGGAGACCCTCGAGGTGGTCACCGACCTCGTCCTCGGGCGCGAGGTGGGCAGCGCCGGCCGACAGCACGAGGCGCGCCGGGACGAAGTGATCGTCCGATTCCAGCAGGTGTGCGGCGCCGTGATGGCCAAGGGTGTCGAGGACACCGCGTTCTACCGGTGGACCCATCTCACCTCGCTGTGCGAGGTGGGCGGAAGCCCGCACCGGTTCGCCGTCGGTCCGGACACCCTGCACGCCTGGGCATCGCGCGCTCAGCAGCACCACCCGCACACCCTGACCGCCGCCAGCACGCACGACGCCAAGCGCGGTGAGGACGTGCGCGCCCGGGTCGGGGTGCTCTCCGAGTTGGGTGAAGCCTGGGTGCAGCACGTGCGCGCCCTGCGGACCGCCACCGAGGAGATCCGGCCCGCCGACCTGGACGGTCGCACCGAGAACCTGCTCTGGCAGACCCTGGCCGGCACGTGGACCGAGGACGGACCGTTGAGCGCCGACCGGCTCGCGGACTACCTCGTCAAGGCGTCCCGCGAAGCCAAGCAGTGGACGGCGTGGACGGCGCCGGACCTGGACCGGGAGGCGGCGCTGGAGCGGTTCGTTGCCGCGTTGGTGACCCATTCTGACGTGCACGCGTTGATGGGTGCGTGGGTGGAACGCACGCGGGAGCCGGTCCGTGTGACGACGCTCGCCGCGAAGGCCCTGCAGCTGACCCTGCCCGGCGTCGCCGACGTCTACCAAGGGACGGAAACCACCACGGTGGGGCTGGTGGACCCGGACAACCGACGACCGGTGGACCATGCCCGGATCTCGGCGATGCTGGATCGCCTCGACGCCGGAGCGGGACCGCAGAACCTTGCCGAAGAGAAGCTCCGGCTCACGACCGCCCTGCTGCGGCTGCGTCGACGGCGTTCGGACGCCTTCGTCGGCCCTGACGCGGCCCATCACGCCCTGCCCACCTCCACCACGCACGCCATCGCCTTCGCCCGGTCCGCTGGGGATGAGCACGCCGTCGTGACGGTGGCGACCCGACTGTCGGTGGTGCTGCGCGCAATCGGTGGATGGGGTGAGCACTCGGTGGTGCTGCCCGCCGGACGCTGGCGGGACGTGCTCACCGGGCACGTCACCGACGGCGGGGACACTCCGCTCGCGTCGCTGCTGGCCGCCTCACCGGTCGTCGTCCTGGAGCGGGCCGACGCATGA
- the treZ gene encoding malto-oligosyltrehalose trehalohydrolase, translating to MIGVWAPRAGQVEIEIAGRREQLTAIQDGWWDLGRTVAAGTDYAFVLDGAGPYPDPRSPWQPEGVHGSSRTFDVTAYHWRDDAWPGRDVRGAVLYELHVGTFTAAGTFDAATEHLDYLHDLGVQMIQLMPVAAFPGTYGWGYDGVGLYAVHEPYGGPAALQRFVDAAHTRGIAVSLDVVYNHLGPSGNYLGLYGPYFTDTHSTPWGDAVNLDGPGSPAVRRFIVDNAVRWLRDFHLDALRLDAVHALIDTSPRHLLAELADAVEQLADEVGRPLSLIAESDLNDAAMVTPTSAGGLGMTAQWADDVHHALHAYVSGERHGYYVDFGSPETVETALERVFVHDGCYSTFRGKDWGAPVPEHIDGHRFVVFTSNHDQVGNRGRGDRPAATLTDAQIAASAALLLGGPGSPMLFMGEEWAASTPWFYFTDHAEPELAEAIRAGRAREFADHGWEAIYGPGVQAPDPQAPETVAASVLQWNERDTGRHRALADFYRALIWLRRESADLSSPDRRDTHVTATAEWVLMQRGTVSVAVNVATEPQRIPLPGAQELDVLLAWDPPTERDGEGLLLPPGAAILAR from the coding sequence ATGATCGGTGTCTGGGCCCCCAGGGCGGGGCAGGTGGAGATCGAGATCGCCGGCCGTCGGGAACAGCTCACTGCGATCCAGGACGGCTGGTGGGACCTCGGACGGACCGTCGCCGCGGGGACCGACTATGCCTTCGTCCTCGACGGTGCCGGGCCGTACCCGGACCCACGGAGCCCGTGGCAACCGGAGGGAGTGCACGGCTCGAGCCGCACCTTCGACGTGACCGCGTACCACTGGCGGGACGATGCGTGGCCAGGGCGAGACGTGCGCGGGGCGGTGCTGTATGAGCTGCACGTGGGCACTTTCACCGCGGCCGGGACGTTCGACGCGGCCACCGAGCACCTGGACTACCTGCACGATCTCGGGGTGCAGATGATCCAACTGATGCCGGTCGCGGCCTTCCCCGGGACGTACGGATGGGGGTATGACGGCGTGGGACTGTACGCCGTCCACGAACCCTACGGCGGCCCGGCGGCACTGCAACGATTCGTCGACGCTGCGCACACCCGTGGGATCGCGGTCAGTCTCGACGTGGTCTACAACCATCTCGGACCGTCCGGGAACTATCTGGGCCTCTACGGGCCGTACTTCACCGATACGCACAGCACCCCGTGGGGCGATGCGGTGAATCTGGACGGACCAGGCAGCCCCGCCGTGCGCAGGTTCATCGTGGACAACGCGGTCCGCTGGCTGCGGGACTTCCACCTGGACGCCCTCCGGTTGGACGCTGTCCATGCGCTCATCGACACCTCACCCCGGCACCTGCTCGCCGAGCTGGCGGACGCCGTGGAGCAGCTGGCCGACGAGGTCGGGCGCCCCCTCTCCCTGATCGCCGAGTCCGATCTCAACGACGCCGCGATGGTCACCCCCACCTCAGCCGGCGGGCTGGGGATGACCGCCCAGTGGGCAGATGACGTGCACCACGCCTTGCATGCCTACGTCAGCGGGGAGCGGCACGGCTACTACGTCGACTTCGGCTCCCCCGAGACCGTGGAGACCGCGCTGGAGCGCGTGTTCGTGCACGACGGGTGCTATTCGACCTTCCGTGGGAAGGACTGGGGCGCCCCGGTGCCCGAGCACATCGACGGCCACCGGTTCGTGGTCTTCACCAGCAACCATGACCAGGTGGGCAACCGGGGCCGCGGGGATCGCCCGGCCGCGACCCTGACCGACGCCCAGATCGCGGCTTCGGCGGCGCTGCTGCTCGGTGGGCCCGGCTCCCCGATGCTGTTCATGGGTGAGGAGTGGGCTGCCTCTACCCCGTGGTTCTACTTCACCGACCATGCCGAGCCGGAGCTGGCGGAGGCGATCCGTGCCGGACGTGCCCGGGAGTTCGCCGATCACGGCTGGGAGGCGATCTACGGACCGGGGGTGCAGGCGCCGGACCCGCAGGCACCCGAGACAGTGGCCGCGAGCGTGCTGCAGTGGAACGAGCGGGACACCGGCCGGCACCGCGCTCTCGCGGACTTCTACCGGGCGCTGATCTGGTTGCGCAGGGAATCGGCGGACCTGTCCAGCCCAGATCGGCGGGACACCCACGTCACGGCCACCGCTGAGTGGGTGCTTATGCAACGCGGCACCGTGTCGGTGGCGGTGAACGTCGCCACCGAACCACAGCGCATCCCACTGCCGGGTGCGCAGGAACTGGACGTGCTGCTCGCCTGGGACCCGCCGACCGAACGGGACGGCGAGGGACTGCTGCTCCCGCCGGGAGCCGCCATCCTCGCCCGGTGA